The Caulobacter sp. FWC26 genome contains a region encoding:
- a CDS encoding zf-TFIIB domain-containing protein yields MTDTMSAARHEGGLLCPVCRVDLVMTDRQGIEIDYCPKCRGVWLDRGELDKIIERSMAYEAAPPPQPAPTPRQQAPEYGGPWEGEYRGDHDRGGHGGKHGGGKHGGGHGGGHGRRRGFLGGLFD; encoded by the coding sequence ATGACCGATACGATGTCCGCCGCCCGCCATGAAGGCGGTCTGCTGTGCCCCGTCTGCCGCGTCGATCTGGTCATGACGGATCGGCAAGGCATCGAGATCGACTACTGCCCGAAATGCCGTGGTGTGTGGCTGGATCGGGGCGAACTCGACAAGATCATCGAGCGCAGCATGGCCTATGAAGCGGCCCCGCCGCCTCAGCCCGCGCCGACGCCGCGTCAGCAGGCGCCCGAGTACGGCGGCCCCTGGGAAGGGGAGTATCGCGGTGATCATGATCGCGGCGGCCACGGTGGAAAGCACGGGGGCGGAAAGCACGGCGGCGGTCACGGTGGTGGCCACGGCCGGCGTCGGGGCTTCCTGGGAGGGCTCTTCGACTAG
- a CDS encoding MgtC/SapB family protein: MKVDPTALWETANHVFNLALAFILALPVGWDREREERSAGIRTFPLVAIAACGFVLVGIAVLGRGSPGQARIMEGLITGVGFIGGGAILKQGARASGTATAASLWATGAMGAAVGYGLYDIAVVLALTTYLTLRFARPLKQAARDDKADSEATAGEDRGEYS, encoded by the coding sequence ATGAAGGTTGATCCGACCGCGCTGTGGGAGACTGCCAACCACGTCTTCAACCTGGCCCTGGCCTTCATCCTGGCCTTGCCGGTCGGTTGGGATCGCGAGCGCGAGGAGCGCAGCGCTGGCATCCGGACGTTCCCGCTGGTCGCCATCGCCGCCTGCGGCTTCGTGCTGGTCGGCATCGCGGTGCTCGGCCGCGGATCGCCCGGCCAGGCCCGGATCATGGAAGGCCTGATCACCGGCGTAGGATTCATCGGTGGCGGGGCGATCCTCAAGCAAGGCGCCCGCGCATCCGGAACCGCGACCGCCGCCAGCCTCTGGGCGACCGGGGCGATGGGAGCGGCGGTCGGCTACGGCCTCTACGACATCGCCGTCGTGCTGGCCCTGACCACCTACCTGACCCTGCGGTTTGCCCGCCCGCTTAAGCAAGCCGCCCGCGATGATAAGGCCGACAGTGAGGCGACCGCTGGCGAGGATCGCGGCGAATATAGCTAG
- a CDS encoding TonB-dependent receptor domain-containing protein: protein MKSLLLAASAITLCTPVTALAADLAAANDQTPADSQVSSVIVTARPNPEDPQVVADARRRLSETPGGVSVVSQESYISRQALALDDMLRDAPGVYAQRKWGGDIRISIRGSGIGNTVHNRGLLLAQDGVPLNEADGFGDSQVADPLNTRYAEVYRGGNALRFGGALLGGAVNLVTPTGKDAGFANQVRIDGGSFGLLREHVAIARQSGSWDVYAAATNQTAQGWRSQSQQNIQFGSLNIGRSFGEDREVRFIVNGSNINQEIPGSLTLAQFQANPHQSAAGNLSGDQSRNQRGLRGSLRTTWRLDDSLVFEGAVYAVWKDLDHPIFQVIDQQSRNWGAFGRFDWDGELAGKRADAFFGAWVRTGDLDSNFYVNNRGARGAPTSRTLQNAKAVDVFGEGRLFVTDRVAVVAGATWGEARRDYTSFAIPGQAATFNLKADKTYDWVSPRVGLLWQDETGNQVFANLTRSVEPPNFSSMSPTNTGFAPVKAQKAWTGEVGARGHKGPFTYDLTLYRAELRDEMLQYAVTSSIPASTFNADKTMHQGIEAALDWAVAPRWRLRQTWSLSDFRFKDDVQFGDNRLPIVPKTFYRSEVRYDDPRGWFIAPSVEWSASDAWIDYKNTQATPSYAIVNLNAGWKVTPAVSLFVDARNLTDKAYVSNTQAAVAWTAATATLWPGDGRSIFGGVTVNF from the coding sequence ATGAAATCGCTCCTGCTGGCCGCCTCGGCCATTACCCTCTGCACGCCTGTCACCGCCCTGGCCGCCGATCTCGCGGCCGCCAACGACCAGACACCGGCCGATAGCCAAGTCTCGTCGGTCATCGTCACCGCCCGCCCGAACCCCGAGGACCCGCAGGTCGTCGCCGACGCCCGCCGACGGCTGTCGGAGACCCCCGGCGGCGTGTCGGTGGTCTCGCAAGAGAGCTACATCAGCCGCCAGGCCCTGGCGCTGGACGACATGCTGCGCGACGCCCCCGGCGTCTACGCCCAGCGCAAATGGGGCGGCGACATCCGCATCTCGATCCGCGGCTCTGGCATCGGCAACACCGTCCACAATCGCGGGCTGCTGCTGGCCCAGGACGGCGTGCCGCTGAATGAAGCCGATGGGTTTGGTGACAGCCAGGTCGCCGACCCGCTGAACACCCGCTACGCCGAGGTCTATCGCGGCGGCAACGCCCTGCGCTTCGGCGGGGCCTTGCTGGGCGGGGCGGTCAACCTGGTCACGCCCACGGGCAAGGACGCGGGCTTCGCCAACCAAGTCCGGATCGACGGCGGCTCGTTCGGGCTGCTACGTGAGCATGTCGCCATCGCCCGCCAGTCGGGGAGCTGGGACGTCTATGCCGCGGCCACAAACCAGACGGCCCAGGGCTGGCGCTCGCAGAGCCAGCAGAACATCCAGTTCGGCTCGCTCAATATCGGCCGCAGCTTCGGCGAGGACCGCGAGGTCCGCTTCATCGTCAACGGCTCGAATATCAACCAGGAGATCCCCGGATCCCTGACCCTGGCCCAGTTCCAGGCCAATCCGCACCAGTCGGCGGCCGGCAACCTCTCCGGCGACCAGAGCCGCAACCAGCGCGGCCTGCGCGGTTCGCTGCGCACCACCTGGCGGCTGGACGACAGCTTGGTGTTCGAGGGCGCTGTCTATGCGGTGTGGAAGGACCTGGACCACCCGATCTTCCAGGTCATCGACCAGCAGAGCCGCAACTGGGGCGCCTTCGGCCGCTTCGACTGGGACGGCGAACTGGCCGGCAAGCGGGCCGACGCCTTCTTCGGCGCCTGGGTGCGGACCGGCGACTTGGACAGCAATTTCTACGTCAACAATCGCGGCGCTCGCGGCGCGCCGACCTCGCGGACCTTGCAGAACGCCAAGGCCGTGGACGTGTTCGGCGAGGGCCGTCTGTTCGTCACCGACCGCGTCGCCGTGGTGGCCGGCGCGACCTGGGGCGAGGCGCGGCGCGACTACACCAGCTTCGCCATCCCCGGCCAGGCGGCGACCTTCAACCTCAAGGCCGACAAAACCTATGACTGGGTCTCGCCGCGCGTCGGCCTCCTCTGGCAGGACGAGACCGGCAACCAGGTCTTCGCCAACCTGACCCGCTCGGTCGAGCCGCCGAACTTCAGCTCGATGAGCCCGACCAATACCGGCTTCGCCCCCGTGAAGGCGCAGAAGGCCTGGACCGGCGAGGTCGGGGCGCGCGGCCACAAGGGTCCGTTCACATACGACCTGACGCTCTATCGCGCCGAGCTTCGGGACGAGATGCTGCAATATGCGGTGACCTCGTCGATCCCGGCCTCGACCTTCAATGCCGACAAGACAATGCACCAGGGGATCGAGGCGGCGCTGGACTGGGCCGTGGCCCCGCGCTGGCGCCTGCGCCAGACCTGGAGCCTGTCGGACTTCCGCTTCAAGGACGACGTGCAGTTCGGCGACAACCGCCTGCCGATCGTGCCGAAGACCTTCTACCGCTCTGAGGTCCGCTACGACGACCCGCGCGGCTGGTTCATCGCGCCGTCGGTCGAGTGGTCGGCCAGCGACGCCTGGATCGACTACAAGAACACCCAGGCCACGCCCAGCTATGCGATCGTCAATCTGAACGCCGGCTGGAAGGTCACGCCCGCCGTGTCGCTGTTCGTCGATGCCCGCAACCTGACCGACAAGGCCTATGTCTCCAACACCCAGGCCGCCGTCGCCTGGACCGCTGCGACTGCCACCCTGTGGCCCGGCGACGGCCGGTCGATCTTCGGCGGGGTCACCGTAAACTTCTGA
- a CDS encoding GntR family transcriptional regulator has product MKGPLNSVAPHGAWSPGLQKARLYDLLLQDIILGDLPPMQVLEENALAARYAGGVAGIRDALGRLAIEGLVVRRPRVGTIVAPLDVAEIEHAFQVRRMLEGKAAALAARNRRPTDVVAILDAFAGAEDAIATGDFRAMLAMDLAFHRAVAVAAQNPTLARFVIALQNVATRFWIWQMEKQSPESQLEDVGLHRGLGQAIADGDPDLAEALCAQLIGHPPSGEAR; this is encoded by the coding sequence ATGAAGGGGCCCCTCAATAGTGTCGCGCCGCACGGCGCCTGGTCGCCCGGTCTCCAGAAGGCCAGGCTCTATGACCTCCTTCTGCAGGACATCATCCTGGGTGATCTGCCGCCCATGCAGGTCCTGGAGGAGAATGCCCTGGCCGCCCGCTACGCAGGCGGTGTCGCGGGCATCCGGGACGCCCTGGGGCGCTTGGCCATCGAGGGGCTGGTGGTGCGTCGCCCGCGCGTGGGCACCATCGTCGCGCCCCTCGATGTCGCCGAGATCGAGCACGCCTTTCAGGTCCGGCGGATGCTCGAAGGCAAGGCCGCCGCGCTGGCCGCGCGCAATCGCCGTCCGACCGATGTCGTGGCCATTCTCGACGCCTTCGCCGGCGCCGAAGACGCCATCGCCACGGGTGATTTTCGCGCCATGCTGGCCATGGACCTGGCCTTTCACCGCGCGGTCGCCGTCGCCGCCCAGAACCCGACGCTGGCCCGGTTCGTGATCGCCCTGCAGAACGTCGCCACCCGGTTCTGGATCTGGCAGATGGAAAAGCAGTCGCCGGAGAGCCAGCTGGAGGACGTCGGACTTCACCGGGGTCTGGGTCAGGCCATCGCCGACGGGGACCCGGACCTGGCCGAAGCACTATGCGCCCAGCTGATTGGTCACCCACCGAGCGGCGAGGCCCGCTGA
- the ribD gene encoding bifunctional diaminohydroxyphosphoribosylaminopyrimidine deaminase/5-amino-6-(5-phosphoribosylamino)uracil reductase RibD has protein sequence MSCPHPAPGAVASAFQQALEAGAALAGATAPNPPVGCAALAADGEILAVAAHHGAGHAHAEVAALEACRQTGRLDAVSALVVTLEPCNHHGRTPPCVETILASPVRAVWIGTPDPNPAVRGGGARQLAAAGLDVTFAADLPHPMAPRLAARSARLIAPFARRLRSGRPWVTVKQALRSDGSMIPPAGAKTFTSATSLDLAHALRRRADAIVTGSGTILADSPLFTVRRVPDPRLSPRRLAILDRRRRVPAAYLARARMQGFAPSLHDDLPTLLAQLAEDGALEALIEAGPTVTTAVLAGDLWDEHVVIRTADAADQDDRIEVRLAHDLEARA, from the coding sequence ATGTCCTGCCCCCACCCTGCTCCCGGCGCCGTCGCATCGGCGTTCCAACAGGCCCTTGAAGCCGGCGCGGCCCTGGCCGGCGCCACCGCGCCCAATCCACCGGTCGGGTGCGCCGCCCTAGCCGCCGATGGCGAGATCCTGGCTGTCGCCGCCCACCATGGCGCCGGTCACGCCCATGCCGAGGTCGCCGCGCTGGAAGCCTGTCGCCAGACCGGCCGGCTGGATGCGGTGAGCGCCCTCGTCGTCACGCTCGAACCCTGCAATCACCACGGCCGCACCCCGCCCTGCGTCGAGACCATCCTGGCCAGTCCCGTCCGCGCCGTCTGGATCGGCACGCCAGATCCGAACCCGGCGGTGCGCGGCGGAGGCGCGCGCCAGCTCGCCGCCGCCGGTCTGGACGTGACCTTCGCCGCCGACCTGCCCCACCCGATGGCGCCGCGGCTGGCCGCCCGGAGCGCCCGGCTCATCGCGCCCTTCGCGCGGCGCCTGCGAAGCGGCCGGCCGTGGGTGACGGTCAAGCAGGCCCTGCGATCGGATGGCTCCATGATCCCGCCCGCCGGCGCCAAGACCTTCACCAGCGCCACGTCGCTGGACCTGGCGCACGCCTTGCGCCGCCGCGCTGACGCCATCGTCACCGGCTCTGGCACGATCCTGGCCGACAGCCCTCTCTTCACCGTGCGGCGGGTCCCCGACCCGCGCCTGTCCCCGCGCCGCCTGGCCATCCTCGACCGCCGCCGCCGCGTCCCGGCCGCCTATCTGGCCCGGGCACGGATGCAGGGCTTCGCGCCGAGCCTACACGACGACCTGCCGACGCTGCTGGCGCAACTGGCGGAAGATGGCGCCCTGGAGGCTTTGATTGAGGCTGGGCCGACCGTGACCACGGCGGTGCTGGCCGGCGATCTCTGGGATGAGCACGTCGTCATCAGGACAGCGGACGCGGCCGATCAGGACGACCGGATCGAGGTTCGGCTGGCCCACGATCTGGAGGCCCGCGCCTGA